Proteins co-encoded in one Flavivirga eckloniae genomic window:
- a CDS encoding phosphopantetheine-binding protein, with the protein METLKQELKKNIVEQLNLEDITVEDINDNDILFGDGLGLDSIDALELIVMLDKNYGIKLTDPKQGRAIFESIEVMAKYIFENRTK; encoded by the coding sequence ATGGAGACTTTAAAACAAGAGCTAAAAAAGAATATTGTAGAGCAATTAAACCTTGAAGATATAACAGTAGAAGATATTAATGACAATGATATATTATTTGGAGATGGTTTAGGGCTAGACTCCATTGATGCATTGGAATTAATTGTTATGTTAGATAAGAACTACGGAATTAAGTTAACCGACCCAAAACAAGGTCGCGCTATTTTTGAGTCTATTGAGGTCATGGCTAAATATATTTTTGAGAATAGAACAAAATAA
- a CDS encoding 3-oxoacyl-ACP synthase: MNSNYHISSFCKIKNNEVSLNGSVIYNNENNNFSAFIKAAYKSLETNYAKFFKMDALSKLAFLAADVLLKNEHLNPEEENNIAIVFSNKASSIDTDRKHQQSIQNKEDYYPSPAVFVYTLPNICIGEISIKYKLFSENSFFIFDAFNAQHLLDNTNSLLSTDKTKKVLCGWVELDGDDYEAFLYLVTNKGSIIHNKQNIVKLYNT; encoded by the coding sequence ATGAATTCCAATTACCATATAAGCTCTTTTTGCAAAATCAAAAACAATGAGGTATCCTTAAATGGTTCTGTTATTTATAATAATGAAAACAATAACTTTTCGGCGTTTATAAAAGCTGCATATAAATCTCTTGAAACAAATTATGCAAAGTTTTTTAAAATGGATGCTTTAAGCAAATTAGCATTTTTAGCTGCCGATGTATTACTAAAAAACGAACATTTAAACCCAGAAGAAGAAAATAATATCGCCATTGTATTCTCTAACAAAGCATCAAGTATAGATACCGATAGAAAGCATCAACAGTCCATTCAAAATAAAGAAGATTACTATCCAAGCCCTGCTGTTTTTGTATACACATTGCCAAATATTTGTATTGGAGAAATTAGTATTAAATACAAGTTATTTTCTGAAAATAGTTTTTTTATCTTTGACGCGTTTAATGCACAACATTTATTGGACAACACCAATAGCTTATTATCAACAGATAAAACAAAAAAAGTGCTTTGCGGTTGGGTTGAGTTAGATGGAGATGATTATGAAGCATTTTTATATTTGGTAACGAATAAAGGATCAATAATACATAATAAACAAAATATAGTAAAATTATATAATACATAA
- a CDS encoding methyltransferase → MENTTLRAIDAIQEAQKIAFAPFVFQATVSLRKLGVLSLIFNKRKKGGIAIDAISNELSVSAYGIGVLLEIAESSGIVSKDDSGNYQLTTTGYFLNYHETVNVNINFTNDVCYKGLFHLNESIKTGKPEGLKELGSWNTVYEGLSQLTPEIQKSWFEFDHHYSDAIFNDALKLAFRNNPKTIFDIGANTGKFAISCCQHNQDVSVKIIDLPGQINIALGNIKKEGFDKRVSSYEIDWLKDNPQIPNGADTIWMCQFLDCFSEEEILKVLTTCVKSMDDNTELMIMETFTDRQKFDNAKFILEATSLYFTVLANGNSKMYSAEVFLKLIDKAGLKLEEDISVGEYHTLLVCKKK, encoded by the coding sequence ATGGAAAATACTACGTTAAGAGCTATTGACGCTATTCAAGAAGCACAAAAAATTGCTTTTGCTCCTTTTGTGTTTCAAGCTACAGTTTCACTAAGAAAGTTAGGTGTTCTTAGCTTGATTTTTAATAAAAGGAAAAAAGGAGGCATTGCAATAGATGCCATCTCAAATGAATTATCTGTTAGTGCATATGGGATAGGTGTTTTATTAGAAATAGCCGAAAGTTCTGGCATTGTTAGTAAAGACGATTCAGGTAATTATCAATTAACCACTACGGGTTATTTTTTAAATTATCATGAGACTGTAAACGTTAATATAAACTTTACAAACGATGTATGTTATAAAGGGTTATTCCATTTAAATGAGTCTATAAAAACCGGAAAGCCAGAAGGTTTAAAAGAGCTTGGCAGTTGGAACACGGTTTATGAAGGCTTATCTCAATTAACGCCAGAAATTCAAAAATCTTGGTTTGAATTTGATCATCACTATTCTGATGCGATTTTTAATGATGCTTTAAAATTAGCCTTTAGAAATAACCCAAAAACCATATTCGATATTGGTGCCAATACAGGGAAATTTGCAATAAGCTGTTGTCAACATAATCAAGATGTATCCGTAAAAATAATTGATTTACCTGGGCAAATAAATATAGCTCTCGGCAATATTAAAAAAGAAGGCTTTGATAAAAGGGTTTCCAGTTATGAAATAGATTGGTTAAAAGACAACCCTCAAATTCCAAATGGAGCAGATACGATATGGATGTGCCAATTCTTAGATTGTTTCTCTGAAGAAGAAATTCTTAAGGTATTAACGACTTGTGTTAAGTCCATGGACGATAATACCGAATTAATGATTATGGAGACGTTTACAGATAGACAGAAATTCGATAATGCCAAATTTATCTTAGAAGCAACCTCCCTTTATTTCACCGTATTGGCAAATGGGAACAGTAAAATGTATTCGGCTGAAGTATTTCTTAAGTTAATTGATAAAGCTGGACTTAAGCTTGAAGAAGATATTAGTGTTGGAGAATATCATACCTTATTGGTTTGTAAAAAAAAGTAA
- a CDS encoding beta-ketoacyl synthase N-terminal-like domain-containing protein: MTDVYLSHNNIVSSLGFDSETVINNIHNQVSGLQLIDDKNLLPQPFWSSIINTKALSERFKPLEGKGDFTRLEQMMITSLNHVIQASKIPLTKNVGLIISTTKGNIDVLEKNNEFPEERAYLSVLGKKIKDFFKFENEAVVISNACVSGILAVAVAKRYIQQGVYDHVFIVSGDLVTEFILSGFNSFQALSDAPCKPYCKNRSGINIGEVAASILVTNNKTNLVKEAVAVLGEGSCNDANHISGPSRTGEGLFRSVTSALKEANISSESIDYISAHGTATPYNDEMEAIAFNRLGLQNVPTNSLKGYFGHTLGASGLLETIVGMHSLYNNTLYVSLGFETLGVTQPINIITQITPKKMNFFLKTASGFGGSNTAVIFEKVKKDKK; the protein is encoded by the coding sequence ATGACTGATGTTTACTTATCACATAATAATATAGTCTCTTCTCTCGGATTTGATAGTGAAACTGTTATAAATAATATTCATAATCAAGTATCCGGTTTACAACTAATTGACGACAAAAACCTATTACCTCAACCTTTTTGGTCATCAATAATAAACACAAAAGCATTAAGTGAACGTTTTAAACCCTTAGAAGGCAAAGGCGATTTCACGCGCTTAGAACAGATGATGATAACATCGTTAAACCATGTTATTCAAGCGTCTAAAATTCCTTTAACAAAAAATGTTGGTTTAATTATTTCAACTACAAAAGGTAATATTGATGTTTTAGAAAAAAACAACGAATTTCCTGAAGAACGTGCTTATTTAAGTGTTTTAGGTAAAAAAATAAAGGACTTCTTTAAATTTGAAAACGAGGCTGTTGTTATTTCTAACGCCTGTGTTTCAGGAATTTTAGCCGTTGCAGTTGCAAAACGTTATATCCAACAAGGCGTTTATGACCATGTATTTATTGTGAGCGGAGATCTTGTTACAGAGTTTATTTTATCGGGATTCAACTCTTTTCAGGCACTAAGCGATGCGCCTTGCAAACCCTATTGTAAAAATCGCTCTGGGATTAATATTGGCGAAGTTGCTGCAAGTATTTTGGTTACCAATAATAAAACAAATCTGGTAAAAGAAGCCGTTGCTGTTTTAGGAGAAGGTTCTTGTAATGATGCCAATCATATTTCCGGACCCTCCCGAACCGGAGAAGGCTTGTTTAGAAGTGTAACATCGGCGCTCAAAGAAGCGAATATATCGTCTGAAAGTATCGATTATATTTCTGCCCATGGAACAGCGACACCCTATAATGATGAAATGGAAGCTATTGCGTTCAACAGATTAGGCCTGCAAAATGTCCCTACAAATAGTTTAAAAGGTTATTTCGGGCATACTCTGGGAGCTTCCGGTTTATTAGAAACTATTGTTGGAATGCATTCACTTTATAATAACACCTTATATGTTTCTTTAGGTTTTGAGACATTAGGTGTTACACAACCAATAAATATCATAACTCAAATCACCCCAAAAAAAATGAACTTTTTTCTTAAAACAGCGTCAGGTTTTGGTGGTAGTAATACAGCAGTAATATTTGAAAAAGTAAAAAAAGATAAAAAATAA
- a CDS encoding acyl-CoA thioesterase, with the protein MQSKNNKEISFISQVRVRFVETDPLGIVWHGNYIQYFEDGREAFGRHHGISYLNQKDFGYATPIVKSSSEHKLPLRYGDVATIKTIYVDSRAAKMIFRYEIFNQENQLVCTGETVQVFVDHTGQGELSLTIPDFFMEWKQKVGLLDD; encoded by the coding sequence ATGCAGTCTAAAAATAATAAAGAAATTAGCTTTATTAGCCAGGTAAGAGTTCGGTTTGTAGAAACTGACCCACTAGGAATTGTTTGGCATGGCAATTATATACAATACTTTGAAGATGGTAGAGAGGCTTTTGGCAGACATCATGGCATATCATATTTAAATCAAAAAGACTTTGGCTATGCTACGCCAATTGTAAAATCAAGTAGCGAACACAAATTACCTTTGCGTTATGGGGATGTTGCTACAATAAAAACAATATATGTAGACAGTCGTGCTGCGAAAATGATTTTTAGATATGAAATTTTTAATCAAGAAAATCAGCTCGTTTGTACGGGAGAAACCGTTCAGGTTTTTGTAGACCATACGGGGCAAGGAGAATTATCTTTAACAATTCCAGATTTTTTCATGGAATGGAAACAAAAAGTAGGCCTTTTAGATGACTGA
- a CDS encoding ABC transporter permease, producing the protein MHKLLASAYKEFRLLTRDIGGIAILFIMPLVLIVTITIIQDSTFKTVSETKIPILLVDNDKGSVSQTIVKGLEGSNVFEVIKIAIEEDAKNLVFKGKNQLAIVIPEDLSSDLEKKINQNVEGILNKFGLEDEGEDKPKEIFKAKEVKLYFDPATQFSFKSSVKNEVDKMISKIETQSIYNAFQEQLTDDPSEIIFETESFISFKEILPKKDDENIIPNSVQHNVPAWTLFAIFFIIVPLSINIVKEKSQGTFVRLRTNPVSYLTVLGGKTAIYLIVCLIQFVLMLLIGIYLFPAIGLPKLNVSDKLPLLFLVAIFAGLAAIGLGLLLGTIAKTQEQSAPFGATFVVILAALGGVWVPVFIMPEFMQTLSNISPMNWGLNAFYDVFLRNSSLMDIIPEITLLFLFFIVTTAIAIVYNEKKNAV; encoded by the coding sequence ATGCATAAATTACTGGCATCTGCATATAAAGAGTTTAGATTGCTCACCAGAGATATTGGTGGAATAGCCATATTATTTATCATGCCTTTAGTGTTAATAGTAACTATTACCATAATTCAAGACAGTACATTTAAAACTGTAAGTGAAACCAAAATCCCTATACTTTTAGTGGATAACGATAAGGGATCTGTGTCACAAACCATTGTTAAAGGTCTGGAAGGCTCGAATGTTTTTGAGGTTATTAAAATTGCTATTGAAGAAGATGCCAAGAATCTGGTTTTTAAAGGCAAAAATCAATTGGCTATTGTAATTCCTGAAGATTTATCTTCAGATCTTGAAAAAAAAATCAACCAAAATGTTGAAGGCATTTTGAATAAATTTGGTTTAGAAGATGAAGGTGAAGATAAACCAAAAGAAATTTTCAAGGCAAAAGAAGTCAAGTTATATTTTGATCCGGCAACGCAGTTCTCTTTTAAAAGCTCAGTAAAAAATGAAGTAGATAAAATGATTTCTAAAATTGAAACGCAATCCATCTACAATGCATTTCAAGAGCAATTAACAGATGATCCTTCGGAAATCATTTTTGAAACAGAGAGTTTTATAAGTTTTAAAGAAATATTGCCAAAAAAGGATGATGAAAATATCATCCCAAACTCGGTTCAGCATAATGTTCCAGCTTGGACACTTTTTGCTATATTTTTTATTATTGTACCCTTATCCATTAATATTGTAAAAGAAAAAAGTCAAGGTACTTTTGTACGCCTAAGAACAAATCCAGTATCATATTTAACCGTTCTTGGAGGAAAAACAGCGATCTATTTAATCGTTTGTTTGATTCAGTTTGTATTAATGTTACTTATTGGAATTTATTTATTTCCAGCTATAGGGTTACCAAAATTAAATGTTTCAGACAAATTACCCCTTTTATTTTTAGTGGCCATATTTGCAGGTTTAGCTGCCATAGGACTGGGCTTACTTTTAGGCACGATAGCCAAAACCCAAGAACAATCTGCTCCATTTGGAGCAACCTTTGTAGTTATTTTAGCAGCTTTGGGAGGTGTTTGGGTTCCCGTATTTATTATGCCCGAATTTATGCAAACCTTATCTAATATTTCGCCAATGAATTGGGGGTTAAATGCTTTTTACGATGTTTTTTTGAGAAATTCTAGCTTAATGGATATCATTCCGGAAATAACATTACTATTTTTGTTTTTTATCGTCACAACCGCAATCGCCATAGTTTACAATGAAAAGAAAAATGCAGTCTAA
- a CDS encoding ABC transporter ATP-binding protein — MIEIKQLSKKYKGADTFSVSNLDLCISEKDIFGLLGPNGAGKTTLISLLCSLIKPTSGSFVIDGLTYKKNKNQLKQLIGIVPQEYALYPTLTAFENLAYFGSMYGLKGNDLKLKIKDALKTLGLSQFSNKKINTFSGGMKRRINLIASILHDPKVLFLDEPTVGVDVQSKNVIINYLKALNEKGTTIIYTSHHLNEAEAFCTKVAIIDHGKIITQGDPKNLIKEQKNAKNLEDVFLALTGHALRDHA, encoded by the coding sequence ATGATTGAAATTAAGCAACTATCTAAAAAATATAAAGGAGCAGATACATTTTCTGTATCTAATTTAGATTTGTGCATTTCAGAAAAAGATATTTTTGGACTGTTAGGCCCAAACGGAGCAGGAAAAACAACGTTAATTTCGCTGTTATGCTCATTAATTAAACCAACTTCCGGTTCATTTGTTATAGATGGGCTTACCTATAAAAAAAATAAGAACCAATTAAAACAGTTAATAGGTATAGTCCCTCAAGAATATGCTTTGTATCCAACTTTAACCGCTTTTGAAAACCTAGCGTATTTTGGAAGCATGTACGGATTAAAAGGCAACGATTTAAAATTAAAAATAAAAGACGCATTAAAAACTCTAGGACTTTCACAATTTTCAAATAAAAAAATAAACACGTTTTCTGGAGGGATGAAACGTCGAATCAATTTAATAGCTAGTATTCTGCACGACCCAAAAGTCCTGTTTTTAGACGAACCTACTGTTGGAGTCGATGTGCAATCTAAAAATGTTATTATAAATTATTTAAAAGCTCTTAACGAAAAAGGAACTACAATAATCTATACATCACATCACTTAAACGAAGCAGAAGCCTTTTGTACTAAAGTTGCTATAATAGACCACGGAAAAATAATAACACAAGGAGACCCAAAAAACTTAATTAAAGAGCAAAAAAATGCTAAAAATCTTGAAGATGTATTTTTAGCTTTAACCGGACACGCTTTAAGAGATCATGCATAA
- a CDS encoding BtrH N-terminal domain-containing protein has protein sequence MEINFTHHQTAHCENGVVSNLMKYNGFDVSEPMVFGIGSGLMFCYIPFLKVNHAPAISYRTMPGQIFKRFAKRTGIKIKKEKFKTPQQAEARLIENLEKNNPVGLQVGVYNLVYFPDEYRFHFNAHNLIVYGKQNDSYLISDPVMETVTTLTSKELDKVRFAKGAFAPKGHMYYPIGFPEKLNIESAIIKGIKNTCRDMLAPVPVIGVKGIKYTAKLIRKWPKKKGVKVANHYLGQIVRMQEEIGTGGGGFRYIYAAFLQESSKILNNNKLAELSKEMTVIGDLWRDFALDASRIYKSRSAKDDAYNHVASQLEVIADKEEAFFKKLKKAI, from the coding sequence ATGGAAATTAATTTTACACATCACCAAACCGCGCACTGCGAAAATGGCGTTGTTTCAAATTTAATGAAGTATAATGGCTTTGATGTAAGTGAACCCATGGTGTTTGGCATAGGTTCTGGTTTAATGTTCTGTTATATTCCTTTTCTAAAAGTAAATCATGCCCCGGCAATATCATATAGAACAATGCCCGGTCAAATTTTTAAAAGATTTGCAAAACGTACTGGGATAAAAATTAAAAAGGAAAAATTTAAAACCCCACAACAAGCTGAAGCGAGACTAATTGAAAATTTAGAAAAAAACAATCCCGTAGGACTTCAAGTTGGCGTTTATAATTTAGTATACTTTCCAGACGAATATCGTTTTCATTTTAATGCACATAATTTAATTGTGTATGGTAAACAAAATGACAGCTATTTGATTAGCGACCCTGTTATGGAAACGGTTACAACGTTAACCAGTAAAGAATTAGATAAAGTTCGCTTTGCTAAAGGTGCTTTTGCTCCAAAAGGCCACATGTACTATCCTATAGGTTTTCCAGAAAAACTAAATATTGAAAGCGCCATTATTAAAGGAATAAAAAACACGTGTAGAGATATGCTGGCTCCAGTACCTGTTATTGGTGTTAAAGGCATTAAGTATACAGCAAAACTAATACGCAAATGGCCTAAGAAAAAAGGTGTTAAAGTTGCTAATCATTATTTAGGGCAAATTGTTAGAATGCAAGAAGAGATTGGAACCGGTGGTGGTGGATTTAGATATATTTATGCAGCCTTTTTACAAGAATCCAGTAAAATATTAAATAACAATAAATTGGCAGAATTATCCAAAGAAATGACGGTTATAGGTGATTTATGGAGAGATTTTGCTTTAGATGCATCTCGTATTTATAAAAGCAGAAGTGCGAAAGATGATGCTTATAATCATGTGGCATCACAATTAGAAGTCATTGCAGATAAGGAAGAAGCCTTCTTTAAAAAATTAAAAAAGGCCATATAA
- a CDS encoding ABC transporter permease: MIDKVLTLDDEHVSTSFKIKKDCLLVEDDYFNEVGLIENAAQTCSSIVGKSFFNDDDIEGEGANLIGFISAVKKVTLFSCPKVDSTIISSAKLTSRYDTDSYSICSLECNIHEGTSKLLSCEMNLVIKDLK, encoded by the coding sequence ATGATAGACAAGGTTCTAACTCTTGATGATGAACATGTTTCTACATCATTTAAAATTAAAAAAGACTGTCTTTTAGTTGAAGATGATTATTTTAACGAAGTAGGATTAATAGAGAATGCAGCACAAACTTGCTCATCAATAGTTGGCAAAAGTTTTTTTAATGATGATGATATTGAAGGAGAAGGTGCTAATCTAATTGGTTTTATTAGTGCCGTGAAAAAAGTAACGTTGTTTTCCTGTCCTAAGGTTGATAGTACCATAATCTCCAGTGCAAAACTAACATCAAGATATGACACCGATAGCTACAGCATATGTTCTTTAGAATGCAATATTCACGAAGGAACATCCAAATTATTATCTTGTGAGATGAATTTGGTTATCAAAGATTTGAAATAG
- a CDS encoding beta-ketoacyl-ACP synthase III gives MKDVYITRISKFLPNNPISNDEMEGILGQINGKPSRAKRVVLRNNGIKQRYYAINSQGKITHSNAELTQEAIAKLFDDSFTENSMELLCCGTSSPDQLLPSHAAMVHGLLANKNMEINSAAGICCAGMSSLKFGFLSVKSGNSNNAVCTGSERSSTRIQANMFNEEAVSLSSLEEQPIVAFKKEFLRWMLSDGAGAMLLENKKNETGISLKIDWMEAYSYAHELETCMYSGGEKLDDGSIKPWTEYNSKQWLEESIFSVKQDVKILEKHIIDKGVESLELVLKKHDKDSADIDYFLPHLSSNFFAEKLKNKIKERGLQIPESSWFTNLDRVGNVGSASIYLMLEELMYSGRLKKGDKIMLSVPESGRFSYAYAHLTVH, from the coding sequence ATGAAAGACGTTTACATAACAAGAATATCAAAATTTTTACCAAACAACCCCATTAGTAATGATGAAATGGAAGGCATTTTAGGTCAAATTAACGGGAAGCCTTCTAGAGCAAAAAGAGTAGTATTAAGAAATAATGGAATAAAACAGCGTTATTACGCCATTAATAGTCAAGGAAAAATTACCCATAGCAATGCAGAATTAACTCAAGAAGCTATTGCAAAGTTATTTGACGATTCGTTTACTGAAAACAGTATGGAATTATTATGCTGCGGAACCTCTTCTCCCGATCAATTATTGCCCTCTCATGCAGCCATGGTTCATGGTTTATTAGCAAATAAAAATATGGAGATAAACTCAGCCGCAGGTATTTGCTGTGCAGGCATGAGTTCCTTAAAGTTTGGCTTTTTATCTGTAAAATCAGGAAATTCAAACAATGCAGTTTGTACAGGATCAGAAAGATCTTCTACACGAATACAGGCAAATATGTTTAATGAAGAGGCTGTGTCGCTTTCATCTTTAGAAGAGCAGCCTATAGTAGCATTTAAAAAAGAGTTTTTACGTTGGATGCTGTCAGATGGAGCAGGCGCCATGTTGTTAGAAAACAAAAAAAATGAAACAGGCATCTCTTTAAAAATAGATTGGATGGAAGCCTATTCGTATGCGCATGAATTGGAAACCTGTATGTATTCTGGCGGAGAAAAACTTGACGATGGGTCTATTAAGCCTTGGACAGAATACAACTCTAAACAATGGTTAGAAGAATCTATCTTTTCTGTTAAACAAGATGTTAAAATTTTAGAAAAGCATATTATCGATAAAGGTGTCGAAAGCTTAGAGCTAGTCTTAAAAAAACATGATAAAGACTCTGCGGATATCGACTATTTTCTACCTCATTTATCCTCTAACTTTTTTGCTGAAAAATTAAAAAATAAAATTAAAGAAAGAGGATTGCAAATTCCCGAAAGTAGTTGGTTTACTAATTTAGATAGAGTAGGCAATGTTGGATCTGCTTCTATCTACCTAATGCTTGAAGAACTCATGTATTCTGGAAGGTTGAAAAAAGGAGACAAAATAATGTTATCAGTGCCAGAAAGCGGAAGATTCTCTTATGCTTATGCACATCTAACTGTTCATTAA
- a CDS encoding LpxL/LpxP family acyltransferase, with protein sequence MAAEWKGKSRGTVLGYKIFIFCIKKLGLRSAYFILYFVAAYFCLFAMDSTKATYYYFHKRLKYSKLKSILSIYRSYFVFGQTIIDKVAISSGLKSKFTYDYDGVERIKEILKQKKGGILISGHMGNFEIAEHFFGELEDNECISLLTTNVEHTAIKDYLDSVTNKSNIKIILIKEDLSHIFEINAALARNEIVCITGDRYIKDSKYLEQELLGKETKFPAGPFLISSRLRVPVLFVYVLKETRKHYHLYARTAEVKHRDAKALLKEYTQSLEWMIKKYPLQWFNYFDFWDANNK encoded by the coding sequence ATGGCTGCTGAATGGAAAGGAAAGTCCAGAGGTACGGTTTTAGGCTACAAAATATTTATATTTTGTATCAAAAAACTTGGACTACGTTCAGCATATTTTATTTTATATTTTGTTGCTGCTTATTTCTGCCTTTTTGCGATGGACAGCACAAAAGCGACCTACTACTACTTTCATAAAAGACTAAAATATTCCAAGCTTAAAAGTATCTTAAGCATTTACAGAAGTTATTTTGTTTTTGGACAAACAATAATAGACAAAGTTGCTATTTCTTCTGGCTTAAAGTCTAAATTCACATATGATTATGATGGTGTAGAGCGTATAAAAGAAATACTAAAACAAAAAAAAGGAGGCATCCTTATAAGCGGTCATATGGGCAATTTTGAAATTGCTGAGCATTTTTTTGGAGAATTAGAAGATAATGAGTGCATAAGCTTACTCACAACCAATGTCGAGCATACAGCCATAAAAGATTATCTTGATAGTGTTACAAATAAGTCTAACATAAAAATTATTCTTATTAAAGAAGACCTTTCCCATATCTTTGAAATTAATGCAGCATTGGCAAGAAATGAAATTGTTTGTATAACAGGAGATCGTTACATTAAAGATTCAAAATATTTAGAACAAGAATTATTAGGTAAAGAAACTAAGTTTCCAGCCGGTCCATTTCTTATAAGCTCTCGATTACGAGTTCCTGTACTTTTTGTATATGTACTAAAAGAAACCAGAAAACATTACCACCTTTATGCAAGAACAGCAGAGGTGAAGCACAGGGATGCCAAAGCATTACTAAAAGAATATACGCAAAGCTTAGAATGGATGATTAAAAAATACCCATTACAATGGTTTAATTATTTTGATTTTTGGGATGCAAACAATAAATAA
- a CDS encoding acyl carrier protein — translation MNKEVIIEKINDFLIDEFEVENDDISPEANLKETLELDSLDFVDLVVSIESNFGVKLVGEDFINIVTLQDFYNLIENKLK, via the coding sequence ATGAATAAAGAAGTTATTATTGAAAAAATAAACGACTTTCTTATAGATGAATTTGAAGTTGAAAATGATGATATTTCACCCGAAGCTAACTTAAAAGAAACTCTTGAACTTGACAGTTTAGATTTTGTAGATCTTGTTGTGTCTATTGAGTCTAATTTTGGCGTTAAATTAGTAGGAGAAGATTTTATAAACATTGTTACACTTCAAGATTTTTACAATCTTATTGAAAACAAATTAAAATAA
- a CDS encoding beta-ketoacyl-[acyl-carrier-protein] synthase family protein translates to MRRVVITGMGIYSCIGKNLEEVKTSLYNGTSGIISDEKRKPFGYRSSLTGMVETPNLKKLLTRRERISLGEEGAYAYMATIEALENAKITQEFIDANEVGILYGNDSTAKSVIESVDKIREKKDTTLVGSGSIFKGMNSTVTMNLSTIFKLTGVNFTISAACASGSHAIGMAYQLIKSGLQDCIICGGAQEINELAMGSFDGLGVFSAHEEQPAKASRPFDKNRDGLIPSGGGATLVVESYESAIKRGAPILGEIIGYGFSSNGEHISTPNVDGPSRAMNKALLQANIPVNSIDYVNAHATSTPVGDANEAKAIFNVFGENGPYVSSTKSMTGHECWMAGASEIIYSMLMMQHSFIAPNINLETPDEDAAKLNLVSKTLDKKIDVFLSNSFGFGGTNSALIIKKINHKDE, encoded by the coding sequence ATGAGAAGAGTTGTTATAACTGGCATGGGAATTTATTCCTGCATTGGTAAAAATTTAGAAGAAGTAAAAACGTCTCTTTATAACGGAACCTCTGGAATTATCTCTGATGAAAAAAGAAAACCTTTTGGTTACCGTTCAAGCTTAACAGGCATGGTAGAGACACCTAATCTTAAAAAGCTCCTTACAAGAAGAGAGCGTATTAGCTTGGGGGAAGAAGGCGCATATGCTTATATGGCAACCATTGAAGCCTTAGAAAATGCAAAAATCACTCAAGAGTTTATAGACGCTAATGAAGTAGGGATTCTTTACGGTAACGATAGTACAGCAAAATCTGTTATAGAATCTGTTGATAAAATTAGAGAGAAAAAAGACACCACCTTGGTAGGTTCTGGATCTATTTTTAAAGGCATGAATTCTACCGTAACGATGAACCTCTCTACTATTTTTAAATTAACAGGTGTTAATTTTACTATAAGTGCTGCCTGTGCAAGTGGCTCTCATGCTATTGGCATGGCATATCAGCTTATAAAAAGTGGCCTTCAAGACTGTATTATATGTGGAGGTGCTCAAGAGATAAATGAACTAGCCATGGGAAGTTTTGATGGCTTAGGTGTATTTTCTGCACACGAAGAACAACCTGCAAAGGCATCCCGCCCATTCGATAAAAATCGTGATGGTCTTATTCCTAGTGGCGGCGGAGCTACCTTAGTAGTAGAAAGTTATGAATCTGCCATAAAGCGAGGCGCTCCTATTTTAGGAGAAATTATAGGCTATGGGTTTTCATCAAACGGAGAACATATTTCAACACCAAACGTTGATGGACCTTCCCGAGCCATGAATAAAGCCTTATTACAAGCAAACATTCCTGTTAACAGTATCGACTACGTTAATGCACATGCTACTTCAACACCTGTTGGAGATGCCAATGAAGCCAAAGCCATATTCAACGTATTTGGAGAAAACGGTCCTTACGTAAGCTCTACAAAGTCTATGACAGGACATGAATGCTGGATGGCTGGAGCTAGTGAAATTATATATTCGATGCTTATGATGCAGCACTCTTTTATTGCTCCTAACATAAATCTTGAGACCCCGGATGAAGATGCTGCAAAATTAAATTTAGTAAGTAAAACGTTAGATAAAAAAATTGATGTATTTTTGTCCAATTCCTTTGGGTTTGGGGGAACAAACTCAGCATTAATAATAAAAAAAATAAATCACAAAGATGAATAA